One genomic segment of Flavobacteriaceae bacterium includes these proteins:
- a CDS encoding DUF4296 domain-containing protein has protein sequence MANMKRLFLIIIIISFFSCTSNTIYKKPQDLIPRDTIVSLLTDLYIAGASRDLKNSYFQAKVDYIPLIYNKYKIDSSRFKRSNFYYTTRLDEYQKLLEQVKRNLENYKKKYVDERRIKDSIRRDSIKKLAPKTTIEAPNKTYKKGSGDLLNKRPLQN, from the coding sequence ATGGCCAACATGAAAAGACTATTTTTAATTATTATAATCATTTCTTTTTTCTCCTGTACCAGTAATACTATCTATAAAAAGCCTCAGGATTTAATTCCAAGAGATACCATAGTTTCTTTACTTACCGATTTGTATATTGCCGGTGCTTCCAGAGACTTAAAAAATAGTTATTTCCAGGCAAAAGTGGATTATATTCCCTTGATATATAATAAGTATAAAATTGACAGCTCACGTTTCAAAAGAAGTAATTTTTATTATACAACAAGATTAGATGAATATCAAAAATTACTGGAACAGGTAAAACGTAATTTGGAAAATTACAAGAAAAAATATGTAGATGAAAGACGGATAAAAGATTCTATCAGGAGAGATTCTATTAAAAAACTAGCTCCAAAGACAACTATAGAAGCTCCAAATAAGACATATAAAAAAGGTTCGGGAGATTTATTAAACAAGAGGCCTTTGCAAAATTGA
- a CDS encoding dihydroorotase, translating to MSAYLIKNATIVNDNQTFVGDVSIENEYIKEITKHITPQKGAIIIDANKKLLIPGLIDDQVHFREPGLTHKANIATESRAAIAGGITTFIEMPNTIPQATTQELLEEKFRIAANTSYANYSFMFGGTNDNLDELLKTDPKNVAGIKLFLGSSTGNMLVNDETVLEKIFSSTKLIISVHCEDEATIKKNTAHYSAIYGEDIPVTLHPVIRSEEACYISSSKAIALAKKTGARLHVFHLSTAKETNLFRNDIPLEKKQITAEVCVHHLWFSDKDYETRGTLIKWNPAIKTEQDRKSLWDALLDDRIDIIATDHAPHTLKEKSNHYKNAPSGGPLVQHALLALLEKVKDKTISLEKLVEKACHNPAKIFRIEKRGYIKEGYFADLVLIDLEKPQQVTKENLLYKCGWSPFEGLEFSSTITHTFVNGTLAYNNGIFNEVTKGRRITFDR from the coding sequence ATGAGTGCTTACTTAATTAAAAATGCAACGATTGTTAACGATAACCAAACCTTTGTTGGAGATGTATCTATAGAAAATGAGTACATAAAAGAGATTACCAAACATATTACTCCACAAAAAGGTGCTATTATTATTGACGCCAATAAAAAACTTTTAATTCCCGGATTAATTGACGATCAGGTGCATTTTAGAGAGCCCGGATTGACTCACAAAGCAAATATCGCGACAGAAAGCAGGGCCGCCATTGCCGGCGGAATTACCACTTTTATTGAAATGCCCAATACCATTCCCCAGGCAACTACTCAGGAATTATTAGAAGAAAAATTCCGGATAGCAGCAAACACGTCGTATGCAAACTACTCTTTTATGTTTGGCGGTACTAATGACAACCTGGACGAACTGCTAAAAACAGATCCGAAAAATGTAGCCGGAATCAAACTTTTTTTAGGTTCATCTACCGGAAATATGTTAGTAAATGATGAAACCGTACTGGAAAAAATATTTTCATCAACAAAACTTATTATTTCCGTACACTGTGAGGACGAGGCTACAATCAAAAAAAATACGGCTCATTATTCCGCTATATATGGTGAAGATATTCCCGTAACATTACACCCTGTTATCAGAAGTGAGGAAGCTTGTTATATTTCATCGTCAAAAGCAATTGCTTTGGCAAAAAAAACAGGAGCCAGATTGCATGTCTTTCATCTATCGACAGCTAAAGAAACAAACCTATTCAGAAATGATATCCCGTTAGAAAAAAAACAAATTACCGCTGAAGTATGTGTACATCACTTGTGGTTTTCCGATAAAGACTACGAAACAAGAGGAACGCTTATCAAGTGGAATCCCGCAATAAAAACCGAACAAGATCGAAAAAGCTTGTGGGATGCGCTGCTCGACGACAGGATAGACATCATAGCCACAGATCATGCGCCGCATACTTTGAAAGAAAAATCGAATCACTATAAAAATGCCCCCAGCGGAGGCCCCTTGGTACAACACGCCTTATTGGCTTTGCTGGAGAAAGTGAAAGACAAAACTATTTCCTTAGAAAAATTAGTAGAAAAAGCCTGCCATAATCCGGCTAAAATATTCCGGATTGAAAAAAGAGGATATATCAAAGAAGGCTATTTTGCAGATCTGGTTTTGATAGATTTAGAAAAACCTCAACAAGTAACTAAAGAAAATCTATTGTATAAATGTGGTTGGTCTCCATTTGAGGGGCTTGAATTTTCATCAACCATAACACATACTTTTGTAAACGGAACTTTAGCATATAATAACGGAATATTTAATGAAGTAACTAAAGGAAGAAGAATTACTTTTGACAGATAA
- a CDS encoding glycosyltransferase — translation MSDALVIIPTYNEKENIESIIRAIFNQKKAFHILVVDDNSPDGTSEIVIALMNEFPKTLFIENRLEKNGLGTAYIHGFYWAIERGYDYIIEMDADFSHNPNDLIQLYNACVYEGADVSIGSRYSKGVNVVNWPMKRVLLSYFASKYVRLITGIPIYDTTAGFVCYKRNVLETIELDKIKFVGYAFQIEMKFKAWKHKFNIKEISVIFTDRTQGESKMSGSIVYEALFGVIKMRFNGLK, via the coding sequence ATGTCTGACGCTTTAGTAATCATACCTACTTATAACGAAAAAGAAAATATTGAAAGCATTATCAGGGCCATATTCAATCAAAAAAAAGCATTTCATATACTTGTGGTAGATGACAATTCACCGGACGGGACATCTGAAATTGTTATCGCTCTAATGAATGAATTCCCCAAAACCCTTTTTATTGAAAACAGACTTGAAAAAAATGGGTTAGGCACTGCATATATTCACGGTTTTTATTGGGCCATAGAGAGGGGATACGATTATATCATTGAAATGGATGCTGATTTTTCTCACAACCCGAATGACTTGATCCAACTTTATAATGCTTGTGTGTATGAGGGAGCAGATGTTTCTATTGGGTCAAGATATTCTAAAGGTGTTAATGTGGTAAACTGGCCTATGAAAAGAGTATTACTTTCTTATTTTGCTTCGAAATATGTACGCTTAATAACCGGAATTCCTATTTACGATACTACTGCCGGATTCGTATGCTATAAAAGAAATGTCTTAGAAACTATAGAACTGGATAAAATTAAATTTGTGGGATATGCTTTTCAAATAGAAATGAAATTTAAAGCATGGAAACATAAATTTAATATTAAAGAAATTTCGGTAATTTTTACAGACCGTACACAAGGGGAATCTAAAATGAGTGGCTCAATAGTTTATGAAGCATTGTTTGGTGTAATCAAAATGAGATTTAACGGGTTAAAATGA
- a CDS encoding DUF4271 domain-containing protein: protein MEATERVLISRDWVTLMVLVSFFFLALLKFLNQKKLRGYFLSFLNKSFIESDSFENSSFFSVFNIFFSVFSSLVFSLFLTQFLDFYKASNELTFLNFLVLFCVLFLFQLVQNGIQVVLVSLFSIKSTAIDILFVSQRSYLFSGSILMFILFVLYFYTGLNFNYILFVVIAIISLMSLFYINTNKKLIINKLFYFILYLCAIKLAPLLVLIKLIL from the coding sequence ATGGAAGCAACAGAACGGGTATTGATATCTAGAGATTGGGTTACGTTAATGGTTTTAGTATCATTTTTTTTTCTGGCGTTATTGAAGTTCTTAAATCAAAAAAAATTAAGAGGCTATTTCTTATCATTCTTAAACAAGAGTTTTATAGAATCGGACTCTTTTGAAAACTCTTCTTTTTTTTCTGTGTTTAATATTTTTTTTTCTGTGTTTAGTTCATTGGTTTTTTCTTTATTTCTTACACAGTTTTTAGACTTTTATAAAGCATCAAATGAGCTAACTTTTTTAAATTTTTTGGTATTATTTTGTGTATTGTTTTTATTCCAATTGGTGCAAAATGGTATCCAGGTGGTACTGGTTTCTTTATTTTCGATAAAAAGTACTGCAATTGACATTTTATTTGTGAGTCAGAGAAGTTATTTGTTTTCCGGTTCAATCCTGATGTTTATTTTATTTGTCTTATATTTTTATACAGGACTGAACTTCAACTATATACTATTTGTTGTTATTGCTATCATCAGTCTGATGTCATTATTTTATATAAATACAAACAAAAAGCTGATTATTAACAAGTTGTTTTATTTTATTTTGTACCTTTGCGCGATTAAATTGGCACCATTACTGGTGCTGATTAAATTGATTTTATAA
- a CDS encoding uroporphyrinogen-III synthase produces MKVRTILVSQPAPKTETSPYHDLSTKQKVKIDFRSFIHVEGVTSKEVRAQKIDLSNFTAIILTSRNAVDHFFRIAEEMRFKVPDAMKYFCQSEAVAFYLQKYVVYRKRKIYVGNRTFTELCKLIKKHKEETFLLPSSDRLKPEIPNSLEMLEVNWKRAVLYKTIVSDLSDLENVFYDVLVFFSPSGIDSLFKNFPDFKQSNTRIAVFGNSTIKAATAAGLKCHITAPSPETPSMAMALERYIKEVNKK; encoded by the coding sequence ATGAAAGTGAGAACAATATTGGTATCGCAGCCGGCACCAAAAACAGAGACATCTCCTTACCACGATTTGTCTACTAAGCAAAAAGTAAAAATTGATTTCAGGTCTTTTATTCACGTAGAAGGGGTTACTTCCAAAGAGGTCAGAGCACAAAAAATTGATTTATCTAATTTTACGGCAATTATTCTGACAAGTAGGAATGCAGTAGATCATTTTTTTAGGATTGCAGAAGAAATGCGTTTCAAAGTTCCGGATGCTATGAAGTATTTTTGCCAGTCGGAAGCAGTGGCTTTTTATCTTCAGAAATATGTAGTATACAGAAAACGTAAAATTTATGTTGGAAACAGAACGTTTACGGAATTATGCAAGTTGATAAAAAAGCATAAGGAAGAAACGTTTTTATTACCCTCGTCTGATAGGTTGAAACCAGAGATTCCAAATTCGTTAGAGATGTTGGAAGTAAACTGGAAAAGGGCTGTTTTATACAAAACCATAGTTAGCGACCTCTCCGATTTGGAAAATGTTTTCTATGACGTATTGGTATTTTTTAGCCCGTCGGGAATTGATTCGTTATTTAAAAATTTTCCGGACTTTAAACAAAGTAATACCAGAATTGCAGTATTTGGAAATTCGACTATAAAAGCAGCAACTGCTGCAGGGTTAAAGTGCCATATTACAGCACCGTCGCCCGAGACACCTTCTATGGCTATGGCTTTGGAAAGATACATTAAAGAAGTAAATAAGAAATAA
- the radA gene encoding DNA repair protein RadA yields the protein MVKIKTTFFCQNCGTQYPKWMGQCSICNEWNTIVEERIQKGEKRSWQQPTNTKGTSKPLKINEIQLNPEERITTNNVELDTVLGGGMVKGSVILLGGEPGIGKSTLLLQIALNISESVLYVSGEESQSQIKMRAERLQPDHSNCLVLTETNTQLIFKNIEEVKPQLLVIDSIQTLYTNTMEASPGSISQIRETTAELIKFAKETATPVLLIGHINKEGHIAGPKILEHMVDVVLQFEGDRNHTYRILRSPKNRFGSTAELGIYEMLSNGLREVSNPSEILISKKDVDLSGTAIASTLEGIRPLMVEVQALVSSAVYGTPQRAATGYHLKRLHMLLAVLEKRAGFALGNKDVFLNITGGIHVNDPAMDLAVVAAILSSGRDIAISPQVCFAAEIGLAGEIRPVSKIDQRILEAEKLGYTTFVTSKYNKITPAKRTIKLIPAGKIEEAFATLFA from the coding sequence ATGGTTAAAATAAAGACTACTTTTTTCTGTCAAAATTGTGGTACTCAATATCCGAAATGGATGGGGCAATGCAGTATATGTAATGAATGGAATACCATTGTTGAAGAACGTATTCAAAAAGGAGAAAAAAGGAGTTGGCAGCAACCTACAAATACAAAAGGCACTTCCAAACCATTAAAAATAAATGAGATCCAATTAAACCCCGAGGAGAGAATCACTACAAATAATGTTGAACTAGATACGGTTTTAGGTGGTGGTATGGTAAAAGGTTCTGTTATACTGTTAGGCGGAGAGCCCGGAATTGGAAAATCAACACTGCTTCTACAAATAGCTCTAAACATTTCCGAAAGTGTATTATATGTATCGGGAGAAGAAAGTCAATCTCAAATAAAAATGAGGGCAGAAAGGTTACAACCTGACCATTCAAACTGTTTAGTTCTAACCGAAACCAATACACAATTAATCTTTAAGAATATTGAAGAGGTAAAACCTCAACTATTGGTAATTGATTCCATACAAACGTTGTATACAAATACTATGGAAGCTTCTCCCGGAAGTATTTCCCAAATAAGAGAAACTACTGCCGAGTTAATAAAGTTTGCTAAAGAAACCGCCACTCCTGTCCTGCTGATTGGACATATAAATAAGGAAGGGCATATTGCCGGTCCTAAAATTCTGGAACATATGGTAGATGTTGTTTTGCAGTTTGAGGGGGACAGGAATCATACGTACAGAATTTTGCGCTCCCCAAAAAACAGATTCGGATCTACAGCTGAATTGGGGATTTATGAAATGCTATCCAACGGTTTACGGGAAGTTTCCAATCCTTCCGAAATATTGATTTCAAAAAAAGATGTTGATTTAAGCGGTACGGCAATAGCTTCCACTTTGGAAGGAATAAGACCGTTAATGGTAGAAGTTCAGGCATTGGTTAGTAGTGCGGTTTATGGAACACCGCAAAGGGCAGCCACAGGATATCATTTAAAACGTTTGCACATGCTCTTGGCTGTGTTAGAAAAACGCGCCGGATTTGCACTAGGAAACAAAGATGTTTTTTTAAACATTACCGGCGGAATACACGTAAACGACCCTGCAATGGACCTGGCAGTTGTTGCTGCCATACTATCTTCCGGACGAGACATTGCCATTTCTCCTCAAGTTTGTTTTGCTGCGGAAATAGGTTTGGCAGGAGAGATCAGGCCCGTTTCTAAAATTGATCAGCGAATCCTTGAAGCCGAAAAATTAGGGTATACTACTTTTGTTACTTCCAAGTATAATAAAATCACTCCGGCAAAACGTACAATTAAACTCATTCCGGCAGGAAAAATAGAAGAGGCTTTTGCTACCTTATTTGCATAA